A window of the Chloroflexus sp. Y-396-1 genome harbors these coding sequences:
- a CDS encoding ExeM/NucH family extracellular endonuclease, which yields MHGTFSWIRHWVSVLLVVACILVPFASAVPIVRAISADLVISQVYGGGGNSGAPYTNDFVEIFNRGPTTVSLNGLSIQYASATGTGNFGSNPIVLLSGSLEPGQYYLVQLAGGTTGSPLPAPDASGAINASASAGKFALVNSTNGLACNGGSTPCSPAQQALIIDLVGYGNANFFEGAPAPTLSNTTAAFRNGNGCIDTDNNASDFSAGSPNPRNTNSPKSPCSTPPPPPPMMGNCPDIPNSTPIHQIQGTTDTSPCVGEEVLIAGVVIGDFEGPSPNLRGFYVQEEAADQDADPLTSEGIFIFNGNNNNVSLGNLVQVRGTVSEFQGQTQISAVQITVIGNDTVDPTDVVMPFPSADYLERFEGMLVRFPMKLVVTEHFQLGRFGQVVMSAEDRLYQPTSLYPPGPLAQALQAANDLNRIIVDDNLQNQNPDPILFGRGGNPLSATNTLRGGDSVTGLIGVMTYTWSGNAASGNAYRVRPVGDLSDLHPGGGVPNFVAENPRPTASPDVGGNITVVGMNLLNYFNTFSGCTNGLTGGPTNCRGAENATEFARQTAKTVAAIVALNPAVLGLMELENDGYGPTSAIVDLVDRLNNATAPGTYAFIDVDAATGQIDALGNDAIKVGIIYQPALVTPIGQTAALNSSTFITGGDSAPRNRAALAQAFAINATGARFVVSVNHFKSKGSPCDIPDAGDGQGNCNIVRVNAANALAAWLATDPTGVNDPDVLIIGDLNSYAKEDPIRALETQGYENLIERFVGANAYSYVFNGQWGYLDYALATASLSAQVTGVAEWHINADEPPVLDYNTNFKSPGQISGLYAPDFYRNSDHDPIVVGIDLDGTPPATTATITGTTNPLCASNCYTGSATITLTATDDRSATVEIAYRVNGGTFQPYSEPLTLSGEGTYTVDFFARDSAGNVEPIQTVTVKVSPFPATSPLDTFNRADGRLDRNWSGATQSDQYRIVNNAVTVEKGGLTWWRPTIFGPDQEAFMRLTAINPSGQHHTLALKVKGNRGQNGAILVSYDAVSQQVVVEALVPGRGFLTAGTFPAVLQPGDTLGAWAKADGTVEVFVRCESIGAADTRPVAGNRYVNTGGRIGVWFHNTAGAAFDDFGGGTLTP from the coding sequence ATGCATGGGACGTTCAGTTGGATACGTCACTGGGTAAGTGTGTTGCTCGTTGTTGCGTGCATCCTGGTACCGTTTGCGTCCGCAGTACCGATTGTGCGGGCCATCAGTGCAGACCTGGTAATCAGTCAGGTGTATGGCGGTGGTGGAAACAGCGGTGCACCGTATACAAACGATTTTGTCGAGATCTTTAATCGGGGGCCGACAACCGTCAGTTTGAACGGATTGTCAATTCAGTATGCCAGTGCTACCGGAACAGGTAATTTTGGTAGCAATCCGATTGTGCTGCTGAGTGGCTCATTGGAGCCTGGTCAATATTATCTGGTGCAGTTAGCCGGTGGGACTACCGGAAGTCCGTTGCCAGCACCTGATGCAAGTGGTGCTATCAATGCCAGCGCCTCGGCCGGCAAGTTTGCCCTGGTGAACAGTACCAACGGCCTGGCGTGCAACGGTGGTTCGACACCGTGCTCTCCGGCGCAGCAGGCGTTGATTATTGATCTGGTTGGCTATGGAAATGCCAATTTCTTTGAGGGTGCACCTGCACCGACGCTCAGTAATACGACGGCAGCATTCCGCAATGGGAATGGTTGTATCGATACCGATAACAACGCAAGTGATTTTAGTGCTGGCTCGCCAAACCCACGCAATACCAACAGTCCCAAGAGCCCATGCAGTACACCACCCCCACCTCCACCAATGATGGGCAATTGTCCTGATATACCGAATAGTACGCCGATCCACCAGATTCAGGGCACGACCGACACGTCACCCTGCGTTGGCGAAGAGGTACTAATCGCAGGTGTAGTAATTGGCGATTTTGAAGGCCCTTCACCTAATCTCCGTGGGTTCTATGTGCAAGAGGAGGCTGCCGATCAGGATGCTGATCCGCTGACCTCAGAGGGTATCTTCATCTTTAACGGGAACAACAACAACGTTAGCCTGGGTAATCTAGTTCAGGTACGTGGAACGGTAAGCGAATTCCAAGGTCAGACCCAGATCAGTGCAGTTCAGATCACAGTGATTGGGAACGATACTGTTGATCCTACTGATGTAGTCATGCCCTTCCCTTCTGCCGACTATCTTGAGCGCTTTGAAGGGATGCTTGTGCGCTTTCCAATGAAGTTGGTAGTGACTGAACACTTCCAGCTCGGTCGCTTTGGGCAAGTGGTGATGTCGGCTGAAGATCGCCTCTATCAACCGACCAGTCTCTACCCACCGGGTCCGTTGGCGCAGGCGTTACAGGCGGCCAATGATCTCAACCGGATTATTGTTGATGATAACTTGCAAAATCAGAACCCCGACCCGATCTTGTTTGGCCGCGGCGGTAATCCGTTGAGCGCTACTAATACCCTGCGTGGAGGTGATAGTGTTACCGGTTTGATTGGCGTCATGACATACACCTGGTCAGGGAATGCAGCGAGTGGGAATGCCTATCGTGTGCGTCCGGTCGGTGATTTAAGCGATCTGCATCCGGGTGGTGGGGTACCAAATTTTGTAGCAGAAAATCCCCGACCAACTGCATCACCTGATGTCGGTGGAAACATAACCGTAGTTGGTATGAACCTGCTCAACTACTTTAACACCTTCAGTGGCTGTACAAATGGTTTAACTGGTGGGCCAACCAATTGTCGCGGCGCCGAGAATGCCACTGAATTTGCGCGGCAGACTGCGAAGACGGTGGCGGCAATTGTTGCGCTCAATCCAGCCGTGCTAGGCTTAATGGAGTTAGAGAATGATGGCTATGGCCCAACTAGTGCAATTGTCGATCTCGTTGACCGGTTAAATAACGCAACAGCGCCGGGAACCTACGCATTTATCGATGTTGATGCCGCCACCGGTCAAATTGACGCGCTGGGCAATGATGCGATTAAGGTTGGGATTATCTATCAGCCAGCCCTGGTCACCCCAATTGGGCAGACGGCAGCGTTGAATAGTTCAACGTTCATTACTGGCGGAGATAGTGCACCACGGAATCGAGCAGCATTGGCACAGGCCTTCGCGATCAACGCGACTGGTGCTCGTTTTGTCGTCAGTGTCAACCATTTCAAGAGCAAAGGAAGCCCCTGTGATATACCTGATGCTGGTGATGGACAGGGCAACTGTAATATTGTTCGTGTCAATGCTGCGAATGCACTGGCTGCATGGTTGGCAACCGATCCAACCGGCGTGAACGATCCCGATGTCTTGATTATCGGTGATCTAAATAGCTATGCGAAAGAGGATCCCATTCGTGCTCTTGAAACGCAGGGGTATGAGAACTTAATCGAGCGTTTCGTAGGGGCGAATGCCTACTCGTATGTCTTCAACGGTCAGTGGGGGTATCTCGATTATGCTCTAGCAACAGCGAGTCTCAGTGCGCAGGTGACCGGCGTGGCTGAATGGCATATCAACGCTGATGAACCCCCAGTGCTCGACTACAACACTAATTTCAAATCGCCGGGCCAGATTAGCGGCCTGTATGCACCTGATTTCTATCGCAACTCTGATCACGATCCGATTGTAGTTGGTATCGATCTCGATGGTACGCCGCCTGCTACAACGGCCACTATTACTGGAACGACTAACCCGCTGTGTGCGAGCAATTGTTATACCGGCAGTGCAACGATTACTCTTACCGCTACCGATGATCGTTCGGCAACGGTTGAAATTGCTTACCGGGTGAATGGTGGCACCTTCCAACCTTACAGTGAGCCATTGACGCTCAGTGGTGAAGGTACATACACAGTGGATTTCTTCGCCCGCGACAGCGCCGGTAATGTTGAGCCCATCCAGACCGTGACGGTCAAGGTGAGTCCCTTTCCGGCTACATCTCCCCTTGATACATTCAACCGTGCCGATGGCAGGCTGGACCGCAACTGGAGTGGGGCGACGCAGAGTGATCAGTATCGGATCGTGAATAATGCCGTGACTGTTGAAAAGGGCGGCCTGACGTGGTGGCGTCCGACCATCTTCGGTCCAGATCAAGAAGCCTTCATGCGCTTGACGGCCATCAACCCTTCTGGTCAGCATCACACGTTGGCGCTGAAAGTGAAAGGTAACCGTGGTCAAAACGGGGCTATCCTGGTCAGCTACGATGCAGTTAGCCAGCAGGTTGTGGTTGAAGCACTCGTTCCTGGTCGAGGTTTCCTAACGGCAGGAACGTTCCCCGCCGTGCTCCAACCCGGTGATACACTTGGAGCATGGGCAAAGGCCGATGGCACGGTAGAGGTCTTTGTACGCTGTGAGTCAATAGGCGCTGCCGATACTCGACCGGTGGCCGGAAATCGTTATGTCAATACTGGTGGACGGATTGGGGTCTGGTTCCACAACACGGCTGGTGCCGCATTTGATGACTTCGGTGGAGGAACGCTAACGCCTTAA